In the bacterium genome, one interval contains:
- a CDS encoding PilZ domain-containing protein — translation MEQQTSGTPVRRYPRMAAEYDVSFRRSLPDGGLSDARSSQTRTLGLGGLMFETDNPLERGEALRVEIALGDHTISASGTVVYVDRRNAGPWQIGVQFTALGEDDRDALLGIYLQREYRLPAE, via the coding sequence ATGGAGCAGCAGACCAGTGGGACGCCGGTGCGGCGGTATCCGCGCATGGCGGCGGAATACGACGTCTCGTTTCGGCGCTCCCTGCCCGACGGCGGCCTGAGCGATGCGCGCTCGTCGCAGACCCGCACCCTCGGCCTCGGGGGGCTGATGTTCGAGACCGACAACCCCCTCGAGCGGGGCGAGGCCCTGCGCGTCGAGATCGCGCTCGGCGACCACACCATCTCGGCGAGCGGGACCGTCGTGTACGTGGACCGCCGCAACGCCGGCCCCTGGCAGATCGGCGTCCAGTTCACCGCGCTCGGCGAGGACGACCGGGACGCGCTGCTCGGCATCTACCTGCAACGCGAATACCGCCTCCCCGCCGAGTGA
- a CDS encoding tetratricopeptide repeat protein produces the protein NLQARVWHDTTSLFRQAIRVDPRNIVAHINLGLGLTKLGDLEAANAEYRAALAISQRLGQVNFFIGLNLYKMGRRTEALEAFQTEIALFPDNAAAQGAAGTTLLVLGRTTEAEPHLRAALRIDPLQSDARRGLGVIMLERGDVQGALYNLRIAVQANPADQYAGRMLLRAEQQAQQGR, from the coding sequence GAACCTGCAGGCCCGCGTCTGGCACGACACGACGTCCCTCTTCCGGCAGGCCATCCGCGTCGACCCGCGCAACATCGTCGCGCACATCAACCTCGGCCTCGGCTTGACGAAGCTCGGCGACCTCGAGGCGGCGAACGCGGAGTACCGCGCGGCGCTCGCCATCTCCCAGCGCCTGGGCCAGGTGAATTTCTTCATCGGGCTGAACCTCTACAAGATGGGCCGCAGGACCGAGGCGCTCGAGGCCTTCCAGACCGAGATCGCCCTCTTCCCCGACAACGCCGCGGCGCAGGGGGCGGCCGGCACGACGCTGCTGGTCCTCGGCCGCACGACGGAGGCCGAGCCGCACCTGCGCGCGGCCCTGCGCATCGACCCGCTCCAGTCGGACGCGCGCCGCGGCCTGGGGGTGATCATGCTCGAGCGCGGCGACGTGCAGGGCGCCCTCTACAACCTGCGCATCGCGGTGCAGGCAAACCCCGCCGACCAGTACGCGGGGCGCATGCTGCTGCGCGCCGAGCAGCAGGCACAACAGGGCCGCTAG
- a CDS encoding NAD-dependent malic enzyme: MLNFRTVRQDDGNVICETNARGQEVLRHPLLNKGTAFPAEERSAFGIEGYLPPAVSTMELQLSRCREAYGAKATDLERHIYLRSLQDRNEVLFYALLGRHLEEMMRIVYTPTVGEACQKFSHIFRFPRGVFLSPENIHRVDEVFAGLPCRDVAVIVATDSAGILGIGDQGVGGMGIPIGKLSLYTAGAGIDPAHCLPVTLDVGTDNRQLLADPHYLGIRRPRLQGGEYFDLVDRFVQAVKRHFPDCLLQWEDFSKENAWSLLQKYRGELLSFNDDIQGTGAVVVSGIVCAVRAAGERLRDQVFVLFGAGAAGIGIAAQLRTALVADGLSPAEAVARIHVLDSRGLLVEGRARIEDYKRPFTHARAVVPWVTEVGDRAPGLLEVVQMTRATVLLGLSGQPGAFDERVVQAMAANCPRPMVFPLSNPTALAEARPEDVYRWSGGRALVATGSPFPDVEVGSQRFMIGQGNNAFIFPGVGLGAVAVRARAVSDEMFTAAAVRLAELVPAERIARRCVFPAIGALREVSREIALVVARTAVAQGLARDARAAADVEAAIDRTIWQPRYPRLVQAPAGR; encoded by the coding sequence ATGCTGAACTTCCGCACGGTCAGGCAGGACGACGGGAACGTGATCTGCGAGACGAACGCCCGGGGCCAGGAAGTCCTGCGCCACCCGCTGCTCAACAAGGGGACGGCGTTCCCCGCGGAGGAGCGGTCGGCCTTCGGCATCGAGGGCTATCTCCCTCCGGCCGTCTCGACCATGGAGCTGCAGCTCTCTCGCTGCCGCGAGGCCTACGGCGCGAAGGCCACCGACCTGGAGCGCCACATCTACCTGCGCTCGCTCCAGGACCGCAACGAGGTGCTCTTCTACGCGCTGCTCGGGCGCCACCTCGAGGAGATGATGCGCATCGTCTACACCCCGACGGTCGGCGAGGCCTGCCAGAAGTTCAGCCACATCTTCCGGTTCCCCCGCGGGGTCTTCCTCTCCCCCGAGAACATCCACCGGGTCGACGAGGTCTTCGCGGGGCTGCCCTGCCGCGACGTCGCGGTGATCGTCGCGACCGACTCCGCCGGGATCCTCGGCATCGGCGACCAGGGCGTGGGCGGCATGGGGATCCCCATCGGCAAGCTCTCGCTGTACACGGCGGGCGCGGGGATCGACCCGGCCCACTGCCTCCCCGTGACGCTGGACGTCGGCACCGACAACCGCCAGCTGCTCGCGGACCCGCACTACCTGGGCATCCGGCGGCCGCGGCTGCAGGGCGGCGAGTACTTCGACCTGGTCGACCGCTTCGTCCAGGCCGTCAAGCGCCACTTCCCCGACTGCCTGCTCCAGTGGGAGGACTTCTCGAAGGAGAACGCCTGGAGCCTGCTCCAGAAGTACCGCGGCGAGCTGCTCTCGTTCAACGACGACATCCAGGGGACGGGCGCGGTCGTGGTCTCGGGCATCGTCTGCGCCGTGCGCGCGGCGGGCGAGCGGCTGCGCGACCAGGTGTTCGTCCTTTTCGGCGCCGGCGCGGCCGGTATCGGCATCGCGGCGCAGCTGCGCACCGCCCTCGTCGCCGACGGGCTCTCGCCGGCGGAGGCGGTCGCACGCATCCACGTGCTCGACAGCCGCGGCCTGCTCGTGGAGGGGCGCGCGCGGATCGAGGACTACAAGCGCCCCTTCACCCACGCGCGCGCCGTCGTCCCCTGGGTCACCGAGGTCGGCGACCGCGCCCCGGGGCTGCTCGAGGTGGTGCAGATGACGCGCGCGACCGTGCTGCTCGGGCTCTCGGGCCAGCCCGGCGCCTTCGACGAGCGGGTCGTGCAGGCGATGGCCGCCAACTGCCCGCGGCCGATGGTCTTCCCGCTCTCCAACCCGACGGCGCTCGCGGAGGCGCGGCCCGAGGACGTCTACCGCTGGAGCGGGGGCCGCGCGCTGGTCGCCACGGGCAGCCCGTTCCCCGACGTGGAGGTCGGCAGCCAGCGCTTCATGATCGGGCAGGGCAACAACGCGTTCATCTTCCCCGGCGTCGGCCTCGGCGCCGTCGCCGTGCGGGCCCGGGCCGTGAGCGACGAGATGTTCACCGCCGCCGCGGTGCGCCTCGCCGAGCTGGTGCCCGCCGAGCGCATCGCCCGCCGCTGCGTCTTCCCCGCGATCGGGGCGCTGCGGGAGGTCTCGCGGGAGATAGCGCTCGTGGTCGCCCGCACGGCCGTCGCGCAGGGGCTGGCACGGGACGCGCGCGCCGCCGCCGACGTCGAGGCCGCGATCGACCGGACGATCTGGCAGCCCCGCTACCCCCGGCTCGTCCAGGCCCCGGCGGGCCGCTAG